Genomic DNA from Lentimicrobiaceae bacterium:
CAAACGCGGCTCTTTTCTGTCGGGCGGACAGCAACAACGTTTATGCATAGCACGTACATTAGCCTTAAAGCCGGAAATTCTTTTAATGGATGAACCGACTTCGGCTCTAGATCCTATATCTACCAATAAAATTGAAGAATTATTGCTTCAACTAAAAGAAAAATACACCATAATTATTGTAACGCATAACATGTCGCAAGCGGCACGAATTTCAGATAATTCAATGTTTATGTACTTAGGTGTATTGGTAGAATACGGTAATACCACACGAATGTTTACCAAGCCACAAAATAAGAAAACCGAAGAATACCTAACCGGAGCCTTCGGTTAAGCAATAATTATATAAACAATTGAAATAATAGAAAAAACGTATATTTGTCAAACAAACAATTATGAATAACGATAATATTAATCTTCAACAACCCGAAAATGTTATTATGGGAATTAAAGATCAATACTTAAGTCAGCTTGAAAGCGATTTTCAGTTGCTAACTGAAATAGTTCTTTCGCAAATGGATTTTGTAAGGCACATGCTTGTAGAAAAGCCAAGTAAAGAAATTAATTCGCAAATAAAGCGTAACGAAAAACTTATCGATTCTCTAGATATTACCATAAAAGAAAAGGTAATAAACGCCATTATGCTTTTTACACCACGTGCAGGCGATCTACGCCGACTAATGGCATACCACGACATGACTATCTCTATGGAGCGTGTTGGCGACCTGATTACGAATATATCGGCATCATTGCAAAATACTGATTTTTCGATTCACGGATTTAAAGACTATAAAAAGCTTGTGCTAAAAATGTACGACCGCGCATTTACTATGCTCAAAAATTCGTTGTTTGCATTCACCGACATCAGCGATGAAGCTGCTTATTCAACTATTCTGATGGACGATAAAGTGGATAAAATGGAGAGAAAAATTGAAAAACGTCTAGCCGATGACTTTGGTGGAAAAACCCACAACAGCCAAGCTTTGCTTAATATTATGAATTTAAACGCAATTTCTTATCATATTGAAAGAATTGCCGATAAAGCCGTTGATATTTCCACATCGGCAATATTTTTGATAGAAGGTAAAGATATACGCCATATAAAATCGCCGAAAAGAGAAGAAAAGCCGTCAACTGAAACTCCAAAGAATGAGTTGACAGACGAAAAAATTGGCGAATAAAGACTTTTAGCAGTAATTTTTTTATAATTTTGCACCATTATTTTGTCTTATGGTGTAATGGTAGCACAACAGATTCTGGTCCTGTTTGTCTAGGTTCGAATCCTAGTAAGACAACAGATGTAGTTTTTAGTATTGAGTTCT
This window encodes:
- a CDS encoding PhoU domain-containing protein — encoded protein: MNNDNINLQQPENVIMGIKDQYLSQLESDFQLLTEIVLSQMDFVRHMLVEKPSKEINSQIKRNEKLIDSLDITIKEKVINAIMLFTPRAGDLRRLMAYHDMTISMERVGDLITNISASLQNTDFSIHGFKDYKKLVLKMYDRAFTMLKNSLFAFTDISDEAAYSTILMDDKVDKMERKIEKRLADDFGGKTHNSQALLNIMNLNAISYHIERIADKAVDISTSAIFLIEGKDIRHIKSPKREEKPSTETPKNELTDEKIGE